The following coding sequences lie in one Flavobacterium cyclinae genomic window:
- a CDS encoding cupin domain-containing protein — protein sequence MEENNYSDDVYGRARVQDSDELKAYYKELETLGAGALWTVANDIEPWEPRSTSVPMLWKYDDLRDLVLKSSELVTPEQAGRRVVYLVNDKRRDVSAAVGWLYTGIQVTRPGEFTSAHRHRASALRFIMEGEKGYTVVDGNKIMLEVNDFVITPNSTWHEHGVEEGGKTCIWQDGLDIPLVNALEANDYAVLEGKQELIAPLNYSPIAYGCAGLIPADKVWDKPYSPLFKFSWKKVYPALLEAQKVTEINPFDGIFMQYSNPLTGGHVMQTMGAAMQLFPAGFKGKAHKHTGSFVYQCAKGKGYTIINGKRFDWKERDIFCVPSWAWHEHHNLSETEDACLFNFNDLPVIEGLGLFQGRELTENNGHQLI from the coding sequence ATGGAAGAAAACAACTATTCAGATGATGTTTACGGAAGAGCTCGAGTACAAGACTCTGATGAACTTAAGGCATATTATAAAGAATTAGAAACACTTGGTGCAGGTGCTTTATGGACAGTCGCTAATGACATTGAACCATGGGAACCACGCTCTACCTCTGTTCCTATGTTATGGAAATATGACGATTTACGTGATTTAGTGCTAAAATCATCGGAATTGGTAACTCCTGAACAAGCAGGAAGACGCGTTGTTTATTTGGTAAACGACAAGCGTAGAGACGTTTCCGCTGCTGTGGGTTGGTTATATACCGGAATTCAAGTTACACGTCCAGGTGAATTTACTTCAGCGCATCGTCATCGTGCTTCTGCCCTACGTTTTATTATGGAAGGCGAAAAAGGTTATACGGTTGTAGATGGTAATAAAATTATGTTAGAAGTAAATGATTTTGTGATTACACCAAATTCCACTTGGCACGAACACGGTGTAGAAGAAGGTGGAAAAACTTGTATTTGGCAAGATGGTTTGGATATTCCGTTAGTGAATGCTTTAGAAGCCAATGATTATGCCGTTTTAGAAGGAAAACAAGAATTAATTGCTCCTTTAAATTATTCTCCAATTGCTTACGGTTGCGCAGGTTTAATTCCTGCCGATAAAGTTTGGGATAAACCGTATTCCCCTTTATTTAAATTTTCTTGGAAAAAGGTGTATCCAGCATTATTGGAAGCACAAAAAGTAACAGAAATCAATCCGTTTGATGGAATTTTTATGCAATATTCAAATCCATTAACTGGCGGACATGTGATGCAAACTATGGGAGCTGCCATGCAATTGTTTCCAGCTGGTTTCAAAGGAAAAGCCCACAAACACACAGGATCATTTGTTTACCAATGCGCCAAAGGAAAAGGCTACACCATCATCAACGGAAAACGTTTTGACTGGAAAGAACGCGATATTTTCTGTGTTCCGAGTTGGGCTTGGCACGAGCATCACAACTTATCGGAAACTGAAGATGCTTGTTTATTCAATTTTAATGATTTACCAGTAATTGAAGGATTAGGTTTATTTCAAGGAAGAGAATTAACAGAAAACAACGGACACCAATTGATATAG
- a CDS encoding maleate cis-trans isomerase family protein, whose protein sequence is MKYRIGQIVPSSNVTMETEIPAIFRSRETILPERFTFHSSRMRMKKVTKEELEAMDKMSLKCAQELSDAHVDVMGYACLVAIMSMGRGYHCVSEVNLHQETVANDFPTPIVTSAGALINGLKVLGAKQISIITPYMRPLTDKVVDYIEHQGIKVKESIALEIPDNLEVAAQNPMNLLEIYKQLDLNDVDVLVASACVQMPSLEAIDLIQAECGIPVTSAAVCTTYEMMKKLNIEAKSAIGGELLSGKY, encoded by the coding sequence ATGAAATACAGAATAGGCCAAATAGTTCCATCATCAAACGTAACGATGGAAACCGAAATACCAGCAATTTTTCGTTCAAGAGAAACTATTTTACCAGAGCGTTTTACGTTTCATAGCAGTAGAATGCGCATGAAAAAAGTAACCAAAGAAGAACTGGAAGCTATGGATAAAATGAGTTTAAAATGTGCTCAAGAATTATCCGATGCTCATGTTGATGTAATGGGTTATGCTTGTTTAGTTGCTATTATGAGCATGGGACGTGGTTATCATTGCGTTTCGGAAGTAAATTTACACCAAGAAACGGTGGCGAATGACTTCCCTACTCCAATTGTAACTTCAGCTGGTGCTTTGATTAATGGATTGAAAGTTTTAGGTGCGAAACAAATCTCGATTATTACACCTTATATGCGTCCGTTAACTGATAAAGTGGTAGATTATATAGAACATCAAGGTATTAAAGTAAAAGAAAGCATTGCTTTAGAAATTCCAGATAATTTGGAAGTTGCCGCTCAAAATCCGATGAATTTATTAGAAATCTACAAACAATTGGATTTAAACGATGTGGATGTTTTAGTAGCTTCAGCTTGTGTACAAATGCCTTCTTTAGAAGCTATTGACTTAATTCAAGCAGAATGTGGCATTCCTGTAACTTCGGCAGCTGTTTGTACTACGTATGAAATGATGAAAAAACTAAATATTGAAGCAAAATCAGCAATTGGTGGTGAGTTATTGAGTGGGAAGTATTAA
- a CDS encoding carbon-nitrogen hydrolase family protein yields the protein MEFKKFKAATVQTSPVFLNVEKTVDKAISFIKEASNNGAKLIAFPEVFIAGYPYWNWIMTPVQGSKWYEELYKNSVDVAGPEIKKLCLAAKDNDIHIVMGINERGKSYGEIYNTNLIIDNKGVIIGKHRKLVPTWAEKLTWSSGDGSSLKVYNTEIGPIGTLACGENTNTLARFTLLSQGELIHIANYISLPVAPPDYDMAEAIKIRAAAHSFEGKLFTIVSCSTVSQEIKDALRADVPNVDELLDRKSSAFSGFIGPNGAVIGQPLIDEEGMVYADIDLAKCIQPKQMHDILGHYNRFDIFDLRVNTAPTRKITFIDNHEEFNKR from the coding sequence ATGGAATTCAAAAAATTCAAAGCCGCAACCGTTCAAACGTCACCTGTATTTCTAAATGTAGAAAAAACGGTTGACAAAGCTATTTCTTTCATCAAAGAAGCTAGTAATAACGGGGCAAAATTAATCGCTTTTCCTGAGGTTTTTATCGCTGGATATCCGTATTGGAATTGGATTATGACGCCTGTTCAAGGTAGTAAATGGTATGAAGAATTATATAAAAATTCGGTTGACGTAGCAGGTCCAGAAATCAAAAAACTTTGCTTAGCCGCTAAAGACAACGACATTCATATTGTGATGGGAATCAACGAGCGAGGTAAAAGCTATGGCGAAATTTACAATACCAATTTAATCATTGATAACAAAGGTGTAATTATTGGAAAACACAGAAAGTTAGTCCCAACATGGGCTGAAAAACTAACTTGGTCTTCAGGTGATGGTTCTTCTTTAAAAGTCTACAATACAGAAATTGGACCAATCGGAACCTTAGCTTGTGGCGAAAATACAAATACTTTAGCGCGTTTTACGCTACTTTCTCAAGGCGAATTGATTCATATCGCGAATTATATTTCATTACCAGTAGCGCCACCTGATTACGATATGGCGGAGGCGATTAAAATTCGTGCAGCAGCGCATTCGTTTGAAGGAAAATTATTTACAATTGTTTCTTGTTCGACCGTTTCGCAAGAAATCAAAGACGCTTTACGTGCTGATGTTCCGAATGTTGATGAATTATTGGATAGAAAAAGTTCTGCTTTCTCTGGATTTATAGGTCCAAATGGCGCTGTCATTGGACAACCGTTAATTGATGAAGAAGGAATGGTTTATGCTGATATTGATTTAGCAAAATGCATCCAACCGAAACAAATGCACGATATTTTAGGGCATTACAATCGATTTGATATATTCGATTTGAGGGTAAACACGGCTCCAACTCGAAAAATTACGTTTATTGATAATCACGAGGAGTTTAATAAGAGATAG
- a CDS encoding fumarylacetoacetate hydrolase family protein translates to MKLLTYKTQDTEPRLGFIHNNQVIDMQDFGDISNFPLPNDMLELIDMGFEIIAEITEMIAETPENFFEEIAYEMDEVTILAPIEKPRKNIIGIGLNYTEHVAESARTLDTTGKLPTKPIIFSKPPTTVTATNTEIIKNTKLTSQLDWECELAVIISKKGKYIPKSEALDYVFGYTVINDISARDCRREGQWIVSKGQDTFAPMGPVIVTKDEIENPHNLNLSLKVNGVEKQNSNTKFMLFNINDLIEDLSTVFTLEAGDIIATGTPAGVGAGRDPQEWMYDGDVVEATVEGIGTIINTVKEI, encoded by the coding sequence ATGAAACTACTTACTTACAAAACACAAGACACCGAGCCTCGTTTGGGCTTCATTCATAACAATCAAGTAATCGACATGCAGGATTTTGGAGATATTTCCAATTTCCCATTACCAAACGATATGCTGGAATTAATTGACATGGGCTTCGAAATCATTGCAGAAATAACTGAAATGATTGCAGAAACTCCTGAGAATTTTTTCGAAGAAATCGCTTATGAAATGGATGAAGTAACCATTTTAGCTCCTATCGAAAAACCAAGAAAAAACATTATTGGAATTGGGTTGAATTATACCGAACACGTTGCCGAAAGTGCAAGAACTTTGGATACAACAGGAAAGCTTCCAACGAAACCAATTATCTTCTCAAAACCACCAACTACAGTAACAGCAACTAATACAGAAATCATCAAAAATACAAAGTTAACTTCGCAATTGGATTGGGAATGTGAATTAGCAGTAATCATCTCAAAAAAAGGAAAATACATTCCAAAATCTGAAGCATTAGATTATGTGTTTGGATATACCGTAATTAACGATATTTCAGCTCGTGACTGTCGTCGTGAGGGACAATGGATTGTTTCTAAAGGTCAAGATACGTTTGCTCCAATGGGACCTGTAATCGTAACAAAAGACGAAATTGAAAATCCACACAACTTGAATTTATCGTTAAAAGTAAATGGTGTTGAAAAACAAAATTCGAATACCAAATTCATGTTGTTCAATATTAATGACTTAATTGAAGATTTAAGTACCGTTTTCACTTTAGAAGCCGGCGACATTATCGCAACCGGAACTCCTGCAGGTGTTGGTGCAGGTCGTGATCCTCAAGAATGGATGTACGATGGTGATGTGGTGGAAGCTACAGTTGAAGGAATTGGAACAATAATTAACACAGTTAAAGAAATATAA
- a CDS encoding T9SS type A sorting domain-containing protein translates to MKKILLSLIPLLFITFVTQAQCDSPTFPGVNTITENSATIFWQDSASNTWNIAVSVNGVSYTNINVTTNPYVLTGLPCGVNVTVMITSVCGPNIESNPVTITFLTNSCNQEQPGQPESFSACSSDASPVCFNLTDNDSNLMGSLNPNEHVISYHLTNDDANNNVNPLISPYCVGLGINQAVYARVANINTGTTYISVFFLHVTEHIFVQPALNPMEQCDQDNNGSITFDLTTTAAQLNTTNTLSYFTSQADAENNQNAINAPNSFTISVQANAIPIFIRESIASDCDKIYTFNLRTFANCNLASVCSLANSLCGSLGVPFQNTINFPSDQTQGCLLSTPNPTWFYLPVSNSGNINLVVQQSVNPSFNTGANIDVDYIVYGPFTDATSGCNGQLTANNIVSCSYSASAVEYPIIPNAIAGQYYLIMVTNFSNQPGYIKITNYGNSQGTIDCSGIRLNAFLDSNANGVQDNGETNFPLGQFQYEMNGNGTVHNVTSPLGIYTIYENNPSNPYNFSYSIDPAYAAMYSITTSNYNNITVASGSGITTYNFPVTILQSYNDLAITIIPQNAPRPGFVYTNKIYYANIGNQTIASGSISFDKDVATTITSISQSGTVSTPTGFTYDFTNLLPFEYREITVTFQVPTIPTVNAGDYLTNTASILPLTNDIVPENNSNSLSQMIINAYDPNDKMESHGAEILHSSFTSEDYLYYTIRFENTGNASAINVRINDVLDSRLDENSIKMINASHAYVLDRVANNLTWKFDNIMLPVSVANTNIGKGYVMFKVKPKPGYSVGDVISNTASIYFDFNPAIITNTFTTTFVATLETTLFENSSFVVYPNPAQNEVTITSSNSNFIKAITIYDIVGKTILSQDGNNEFIQTINTSELNSGIYLLQITDSNNQQTTKKLIIK, encoded by the coding sequence ATGAAAAAAATTCTACTCTCTCTGATTCCCCTACTTTTTATAACTTTTGTAACGCAGGCACAATGTGATAGCCCTACGTTTCCCGGCGTTAATACTATTACTGAAAATTCTGCCACAATTTTTTGGCAAGACAGTGCTTCTAACACTTGGAACATTGCAGTTTCTGTTAATGGGGTTTCGTATACCAATATAAATGTTACAACAAATCCTTATGTGTTAACAGGATTACCTTGTGGAGTTAATGTTACTGTAATGATTACTTCAGTTTGTGGTCCAAATATTGAAAGTAACCCTGTAACGATTACCTTTTTAACCAATAGTTGTAATCAAGAACAACCAGGACAACCAGAAAGTTTTTCTGCTTGTAGTAGTGATGCCTCACCTGTTTGTTTTAATTTAACAGACAATGATAGTAATTTAATGGGGTCATTAAATCCAAATGAGCATGTTATATCTTATCACTTAACAAATGATGATGCTAACAATAATGTCAATCCTTTAATATCACCTTATTGTGTTGGTCTAGGAATCAATCAAGCTGTTTATGCTAGAGTTGCTAACATTAATACAGGAACTACCTATATTTCAGTTTTTTTCTTGCATGTTACAGAACATATTTTTGTACAGCCTGCATTAAATCCAATGGAACAATGCGACCAAGATAACAATGGGTCTATTACTTTTGACTTAACAACAACAGCAGCCCAATTAAATACTACCAACACTTTATCGTATTTTACGTCTCAAGCAGATGCTGAGAACAACCAAAATGCTATAAATGCACCAAATTCATTTACCATTTCTGTACAAGCTAATGCTATTCCAATTTTTATTAGAGAAAGTATTGCTTCTGATTGTGATAAAATTTATACTTTTAATTTACGAACATTTGCCAATTGTAACCTAGCATCGGTTTGTAGTTTAGCTAATTCATTATGTGGTTCTTTAGGTGTTCCTTTTCAAAATACAATTAATTTTCCATCTGATCAGACCCAAGGATGTTTACTATCAACACCTAATCCTACTTGGTTTTATTTACCTGTAAGTAATTCTGGTAACATTAATCTTGTTGTACAACAAAGTGTTAATCCAAGTTTTAATACAGGAGCGAATATTGATGTAGATTATATCGTTTATGGCCCTTTTACAGATGCAACTTCAGGGTGTAATGGACAATTAACAGCAAACAATATTGTAAGCTGTAGTTATTCTGCTTCGGCAGTAGAATACCCTATTATTCCTAATGCTATTGCAGGACAATATTACTTAATAATGGTAACCAATTTTAGTAATCAACCTGGTTATATAAAAATTACCAATTATGGCAACTCACAAGGAACGATAGATTGTTCAGGTATTCGTTTAAATGCCTTTTTAGACTCTAATGCTAATGGAGTTCAAGATAATGGTGAAACCAACTTCCCTTTAGGACAATTTCAATATGAAATGAATGGAAATGGAACCGTTCATAATGTAACATCACCTTTAGGAATTTACACTATTTATGAGAACAATCCTTCAAATCCATATAATTTTAGTTATTCAATTGACCCAGCTTATGCTGCAATGTATTCTATAACAACTAGCAATTATAACAATATTACTGTTGCTAGCGGTTCTGGTATTACAACTTATAATTTTCCAGTAACAATTCTTCAATCTTATAATGATTTAGCTATAACTATCATTCCACAAAACGCTCCAAGACCAGGATTTGTATATACGAACAAGATTTATTATGCCAATATTGGAAATCAAACGATAGCCTCTGGAAGTATTTCATTTGATAAAGATGTTGCAACAACTATCACTTCTATTTCACAAAGTGGTACTGTAAGTACTCCAACAGGATTTACGTATGATTTTACAAACTTATTACCATTTGAGTACAGAGAAATTACAGTTACTTTTCAAGTGCCAACAATTCCAACTGTTAACGCTGGAGATTACCTAACCAATACCGCTTCAATTCTTCCATTAACAAACGATATTGTTCCTGAAAACAATTCGAATTCATTATCTCAAATGATAATCAATGCCTATGATCCAAATGACAAAATGGAATCTCATGGTGCTGAAATTTTACACAGTTCATTTACTTCAGAAGATTATTTATATTATACCATTCGTTTTGAAAACACTGGTAACGCAAGTGCAATTAATGTTAGAATTAACGATGTATTAGATAGTAGATTAGATGAAAATTCAATCAAAATGATTAATGCAAGTCATGCTTACGTTTTAGACAGAGTTGCCAATAATTTAACTTGGAAATTTGACAATATCATGTTACCGGTTTCAGTTGCGAATACGAATATTGGTAAAGGATATGTTATGTTTAAAGTGAAACCAAAACCAGGTTATAGTGTTGGTGATGTGATTTCTAATACTGCTTCTATCTATTTCGATTTTAATCCTGCTATTATTACGAATACATTTACCACTACTTTTGTTGCTACTTTAGAAACAACTTTATTCGAAAATAGTTCGTTCGTAGTATATCCTAATCCAGCACAAAACGAAGTTACAATAACATCAAGCAACAGTAATTTTATCAAAGCAATTACTATATATGATATCGTTGGTAAAACGATTCTAAGCCAAGATGGAAATAATGAATTCATTCAAACAATAAATACTTCTGAATTGAATTCTGGTATTTATTTACTACAAATTACAGATAGTAACAATCAACAAACTACTAAAAAATTAATTATTAAATAA
- a CDS encoding acyl-CoA thioesterase, with protein sequence MSEFIKQEKVRFQHVDYAGIVFYPRFLEMLNCLVEDWFEEALDRPFSKMHETNGIPTVDLKIQFKNAARLGEILTKKLWVKELKNSSILCGFQFVNESENTVLEGEVTLVNVAFNPERNGIKAEPFTEEMKNKIKQYEL encoded by the coding sequence ATGAGTGAATTCATAAAACAAGAAAAAGTACGCTTCCAACATGTTGATTATGCTGGAATTGTCTTCTATCCCCGATTTTTAGAAATGCTAAATTGTTTAGTAGAAGATTGGTTTGAAGAAGCCTTAGATCGTCCTTTTTCAAAAATGCACGAAACCAATGGGATTCCAACGGTTGATTTAAAAATTCAATTCAAAAATGCTGCTAGATTAGGTGAAATCTTAACCAAAAAACTTTGGGTAAAAGAACTAAAAAACTCATCCATACTTTGCGGATTTCAGTTTGTAAATGAATCTGAAAACACCGTTTTAGAAGGCGAAGTTACTTTAGTAAATGTAGCTTTCAATCCAGAAAGAAACGGCATCAAAGCCGAACCTTTTACAGAAGAAATGAAGAATAAAATAAAGCAATACGAATTATAA